AAGATTGATCATTTTtgaagggataaatctcaaaattataaataaacttTGATTCAATGTCTATTTGACACATGAATTtttttggtgtaattatacatatgaaactttgattgtggtttaaatatataaatgaaactttaattttaattcaatcatacacatttaataaaataaacacatcaattaatttttgtattagacaaatataattatttgtatgaaatatataaatataaaatgatgttatttcAATTGTTGagttaataatttataagaattagatcaaatcaaaatttcgtatataaaattataaaaattcaaaattcatatataaaattactataattttgatattcatcaattttccttcgaagtttaaatatttaataacttaAAACAATGAAGAGTTAATATTATTgtgttgaaaaataaatttaaaaaataaagaattaattgTAAAATACTTGAAGGACAAAAATGGtattttaaatattgttaatATTTACATTTCCTTTACTTTAGTTTTTCTCCCAATTTGGAGAACTAAAAAATGGAGACAAACATATGAAAAGAGAGGCTTTCTCAATTCCCTTACTTTGGCTCTcttaataaaaataacttaagcaACCAAAGGAAAGGAATCCCCTTCCCTCACTTTACTTagctttctcttcttcttctttttttcctagGAATACATCGAATTTTATATTATACAAGAATAATTACATAATAGGAGAGATCCACTTAGTATAATTTTGTACTAATTATTTTTGCATTAAGATTGTTTTACAGCAATATAAATGAATCCctctttattaaatattacacCAATATTATTTGCGGGCAAATTTGCCTAACtcaaaataaataccaaatataaatatCCGCGAAAAGGTCAGTGTTTTTTCTTTATACTCGTATTCTCAAATATGCATCGAATATAAGAATTtaaaccccccccccccaaaaaaaaaaaacatgatcaGCTTTGGAATGAAGTGGAAAAATGCAactcatttttgttttgtttttcattcACGAGTTGAGTTCTCATTGCTTAAGGGGGAATCCGACTTTTAATCTGAGAGTACATACACTGTCAATTTACAAGTTCCCCATCTACTTGCCCTTCCTGCGGGTAGTGACAGTTAAACAAAGTATGTCTACACTACACTGTACCCTCATAGTCTTTCTAATTTTCCTCTTCTGGGGAACAGGGATCTTTCTGTTAATCAGCTCCATGTGCGACCGCCACTGAATCCCTTACCTCGGTCTCGAAAACCACCATGACCTGATTCATCATATAAGTAATACAACAATTATAGCAAAATGTAACAATTAATCTTTTTGAAGGCCAGAAACAGAGCAATGACAACGTAGCACTTGGGATGGGCATGCCCTATCATTTTCTAATGGCCCCTTCATGAATCAAGTATTGAGATGTGCAAAAGCTATCAAAACAAACTCGAGCTTATTGAAACCCACTGAGTTTTGATGTTTGCCATATTGTGTCAATGTATCTGCATTGTACAAAGAACTACAGTAAACTAACCTGATGGGGGAGGAGGTGCACCGCGTCCCATTGCTGCCAATTCAGGGCTGACCTTCTGGCCAGCTTCCTCAAGTATGGCAATAAGTTCTTTGGCAAATCTTGCATTTGCAGCTGTGAAGAAAGTATAGGCTGTTCCTTTTGCCCCAGCCCTCCCTGTTCGACCAATGCGATGGACATAATCCTCGAGAGATCCCGGGAAGTCATAATTGATTACATACTTCACATCTTTCACATCTGCCAACAACCAAACCTAATAAGTAATCCAGATGCTGAGGCCAGTAGAATTGACAACTCCCTTTccaaaaggtgttgaaaatcaaaATGACCACCCCATTTGgcattctaaacatataaataattctTTCCATCCTAAAGATAAGCCAATTTCTACAAACTACCATGCCACATTCTATATTGCAGAAGGAACCAAAACCACTTTTAATAGCCAGAAAAATTGCAATCAAGAGTGGCATGCTAAAATCTTAATGTCGGACACCAACATAGGTAGGAACCTAAGAAATCAGCGAGTTATCACCATGATCATTAATTAGTTAAGGAGACTAGCCCTGGATTGTGAAAGATATATATGTGAAGAAAAAATACTATGCAAACAAAACCAGGATAGAGCATATGCATACTGTACATGCATCAACGATAAGCTACATGAAtgtttaaccaaaaaaataacaGTAATGAACATGGATGGCTattcaataaaatataaataacataagaAAAAGCAAATTCAAATAGGCCTGCCATGTTAGACATCTTTAGAGAAAATGTTCTAAAAGGTAACAGCAGTAAAATGTCTAACAATGTGAAGTTACAAATAGAAGACACAGAAGAGACAGGAATAAGGACACCAACAGAAAAGCAGTTTCTGGTAAATTGGTTATATAACCAAAAGATGTGTGTGAAAACTGAAGAGAAAATGATGATAACAATAACCTCGACAAATCTCACAAAGAAGACACATTAGGCACAAATCCTATTCCATTACAAGTAAAAAGGCAGTGTACTAGTCAGAAAGAACAACAAAGGCACAGAATAGAGAACAAAGGAATATGCATACCTAAACCACGAGCTGCAACATCTGTTGCAGTCATTATAGGGCTCTTGCCAGCTTTAAACTCTGAAAGGACCCAATCCCTTTCTGCTTGACTTTTATCTCCATGAATTGACAGAGCAGGCCAACCATCCATGCGAAGTTGCCTAGTGATTTGGTCACAACCCTTCTTGGTATCCATGAAAATCAAAATTCTGCTGCCATCCATGATATCCTCGAGCAGCTTCACCAATCTGGGACATCAAGACAGATGTACAAAAGCATAAATCCCAATACTATATGTTAAATGGtaaaacaactaaaaaccaaaagaACAAAGTAAACTGTTTTCTACTTGTTATATTTCTGACTCTCTGAAACAATGTTAACATGTTGGCGAATTGCATGGTTAGCCTTTAAATCTGCAGATCCAATTACCACCTGCAAAAAGACCAAGGAAACAATAAATAAGTTAATAACAGAGCATAAGAGACAACAGAGAATAGCGAAGACCCCTAAAAGTACTTATACCATGTATCATATTACCACGTCTAGAaccattaattaaattatgaaagacCCGAAATTCTCGAGTTATAAACTAACATAGATGAAGTGAATAAGATAATATGTGGAAATCAAATCTGCATTAAATAGAAGCCAAATTTCAAAAGAGACAGACAGACAGAGAGAACATCTCACAGGAGAAGCCAATTagtaaataatacaaaaattatgAAGCATCTTACTTTGTATGGGTTGTAAAGAAACTGCCTTGCCAACTGTTCAACCTCCTTCGGCCAAGTCGCGCTCCAATACAAAGTTTGACGGTCAGGGCGGATCTGCCAAAAAGAAAAATACATAACACATGAGTAAAACTTAGAGTAAGGGAGGTTAATGTATTGAGTGAGACCAATTTGTTTCACTCATACAAAAATTATAGGTGCTACACAAGCACATATTCTTAGCTAAATCCAGGGTGAAGTCAGAAACTAACACTATTTCCTGAAATTAACACTCATATTTTTCTTCTAGCGGATGCAAGGATGCACTGTATTGACCAAGgcaaaaaatttaaatctttcaTAAACACTGAAAGCATTAGCTTAGATTTTTGAAATTAACACTCATATTATCCTAGAAGTTAAAAGTCTGACTTATCTCTTGGATTAAAACTAGCAAAAATCTTAATATCATTGTTATGATTTGCAATACTTGAGTAGCATAGAAAGGTTAATAAAGAAGAATACATAAGAGAGTCCAGAAAAGTAAACTATTATGTCCACGGTGAACTAAATGAGTTAAGAAACCGTAATAGTCAAGGGCATAGCAAGATAAAGACAACAAAATGAAAGAGAAAGGTGAGAAATTATACCTGAGAAACGATTTTCCTTATCTGAGGTTCAAACCCCATGTCCAACATCCGATCTGCCTCATCCAACACTAAATATGTAACTCTTCGCAAATTTGTGTGATTTGACTCCAACATATCTATCAACCTCCCTGGTGTAGCAATAACAATCTCAACACCTAATCCAACAAACAATATTAACCCTTTCATTAGTAACAATTATAAGCAAATTACAAAACAATAACTGATCGTTTGAACTACAAATAATAGTCTGGAAACCATCTTGAACTGAAAATTCATGTATAAGAGATTACAAGCAAGTCAGGAACAAGAAAATACAACCAAGGAATATTACCACATACCTTTCTGGAGATCACGGACTTGAGGTCCCTTTGGAACCCCTCCATATATGCATGTATTCTTGATCCTTGATGATGCACCAAACTTAGCAGCCTCTTGTTGTATTTGAACTGCAAGCTCACGTGTCGGAGCTAAGACTAGTACAATAGGACCATCTCCAGGAGCtgaaaatatatacaaaaagaCCAAGAGTTATTCCATTGCAATTATTAGAAACATGCAGAGTAATAAATCATGATTAGGAATTGAATTTTTACCTAAAATTGGCTGTGCGTTGACATGGACAATTGCGGGCAATAAATAGGCAAGAGTCTTCCCTGACCCTGTTTCAGCAATACCAATGAGATCACGGCCCTTCAAAGCCATCGGCCAGCCTTGAGCTTGTATGGCTGTTGGTTCAACAAATCCAGCTTTTGTGATTTCTTGCAGTACATAGTCTGGAATAGAAAAAAGAACATCAATTAACAAAGCAGAAAAATCAATGAAGATATTAGATACCTAAAATACTTCtaaacaaaataaactttaaatacTGAAGAAAAATTTAGATAGCTACAAAATACCCCCGAACACTTCACACGTAACAATTACTTAACATCAAAATGAAATTCTTTTTGTTTTCACTACGGTAATATATGAACACAGTCTTTACTGATCAAAAGATTGTGATATAACAGCAGAAAAATCATCAAATATATTATACATTTATGTCAGGAACAAAGGCTCAATTGTTTTTTgagaaaattattcaaaattcttCTAACTGCAACAATGTGAAAAATCATCAACTATCCATCAAGTGAACATCGGAATCCAGAGCAATGACTAGATAAAGAGCCCTGCCATCTAATATACTTGAAAAGAAGTAAAAATCACACCCTTAGAACAAAAAGTCATAAAACAACATGCCCTAAAGCTTCTGTTTCTTCAAACAAAAAAAGAcccaaaaaagaacaaaaagaaaaggaaaatggatacttaaatgaaaaaataagctgaattattaaaataaccaacAAAATTACCTGGAAACCCGATGTCACGAAAACTATTCACAGGCTTTGGAACATCACGACCTTCAACTGTAATTTCCCTTCGCCGCCGATAATCCTCAACCTCCGCATCAGACATTGCCGCCACCGATGGTGACTCAATATAAAAATTCTTCTCAAAAGGGGTCAACCCATCCAAATCCAACTTCCTAGGCGGTTCAGCACCATCATAATCCCTTCTGCTTGATGAGGACCGCACTGAACCGCCGTAGGCTGAAGCCCCACCAAACCCTGAGTCACTGTACCAAAATATAAGTTAAACGAACGAAAAAAATCCAAGTACTAAAATTAGACAGGAGAACCGAAACTCCATGGTACTACAAACTTGATAGGAGATATTGCCAAAGGCCAAGTGTCCATTGTGTTAAAGTTAATGAAACGACACAATGTTGGAACTAAATTCAATCATTCTAGTGCAATGGGTAGCTAAGACACCATAAAATTCTTTGAAATATATCATAGACAAATTCAACAAAACTTCATCAATTTCCGTTTTGAGCCAAGCTAAAATAGAGAAACGCAAACCCCGTATATATATAACAGATAAACCTAAAAAATAATCATGAGCAAATCAGTTCCAATCCACTATTGTTTCAACAAAGAAGAGTACTgaaattaaagggaaaaaaatacaACAAAACCCAGAACGATAAACCAACTTAAACATATAAagaatttgagaaataaaatcaaattaattgggTAATGCAAAAAATTTTAGTAGTTACCTTCTACGATCGCGGTAAGAGGTGGGATCGCCGGAACGGCTATCGTATCGACTCATTTTCGGGGCTGTTATCAGAGAGATTataaacaattagtaaatattaATACAAATAAACGAATTAGTAATCGACTTCTGTCTCTCTGTTAAGAATTAATTGTTTCGGGTTTTAAAGTGTTAGGGTTTTTTATTCCACGGACTATTtgggaggaggaagaagaagaagaatattagaaaaaaaaatgccCTTCCCTCATAAACTTACCCGTAGAGTGATAAATAGGCCAGTAATTAACTGACACCTGGAATAATGGTCACCGCCTCTTACCCTCCTGCCTGCTGTAAGACGTTGTACTTTcgaggttttttttttctatttatcatTGTTTTCCTTTTGTAATGTAAAAATCAACAACTTCAAATGCGATCCAAATAAATCATGCTTATAACGGTTGAGGTGGGTCTAGGAGCccaataaatgaaaattttttaacccACCAATAAAGCATTCTTCAAATAATTCCAGCAACAAATGGGCCATTTGATTatcctacgaagcccaaaactaAGCGGTTCTATTATCCTAATGCCTTTTAATATATAACTCACTTCTCAGAGGGCCGAACCGTCGATATTTGGTCCCAACATTTTCGAATGGATTTccgtttgtgttttttttttatatataaaaattagagaTGTTTTTATCCGTTTTACAGTGTGTTCAAATCACAGTTAGATTTCCTTTTCTGTGCTTTCAATTTGTATACAATTTAGGTTTTGTTtggttatattatttaaaaagaaaagcgatgaaatttaatattattggTAAAAGTGAAACAATCaacattttaagaaataaaagcgAAACAAAATGACCGGTGTGTTCTCATCTCTAATTACCATCCAGCTAACGTTTTACCATCCAACAAGTCTAGTAATTAATTTCCACAACAGACACTGATCACTACTTTTATTGTGCATCAAAGATGAAAGTCAAATCGCATGTTGGCATGAATATCTAAAGCTGGGGAGACAATAATTGAGCAATAAGAGATAAGGGCAAGCAATAAAAGGAAGTTTCTGGTTAGAAGCTGTTCTACGTTATTCCTCCAATTTGCAACCTCAAAAGGAAGCCTTAGCAGCAGGTAAGTAAACATGCATTCATGCCAGTATATACATAGACATAAAAGGCCATAAATACAGAAAGATAAGTCAATTGGAGGAATGCAAATCTAATAGCTTTTTCCACAAACAAAAACCCTTTTTCTCTACCATGAAAATTTCCCCACAAATACATGTAGGACCTTCTTttacaatattatatatatagatataggtGTCGTGAAGGTTCCTATGCAATTTGTGGCAATCCAATCTTCAAGGGAGTCTTGACTACTACATTAAATTTTAAGTCAATTCAGAGTGTATCAAAGTATAACTTTACTGTAAAATATTTATTCTtgtcaaaataaattaatgtacaATGTCTGAAAGCTAATATAATGTTAGTACTAAATCATAAAGATACATCTTAAATCATGGTTATTGATGTAAATAAAGATTTATATATGACGTGGAAATAATTATATGTTTGTGAGAAAAGAAAATGGGATGGATGGGATCAAATAATTTGATTAGGGTCCCGTGTAGACAAGAGACAATGAAGCTTTCCCTATCTTTCAAATCGTTGAACGTAGGATACCATTAAAAGATACCTACTAAAATGCTAAATTCGCATAtccagaaaaagggaaagaaaataaagagaaatggtGAATTGTGATGGCCGTACGAAGCAAAGCAAATATTTGAACATTACAATGGATAAGATGATTGAGTTGTCGTCCTCATCATCTTCCAATCAAATTGAAGTTATAGAAGGAGAGTATACAACACCCTCAACTTGTCCTTCCAATTTAATTCCATTCTATTTCTATTAAACCTAATTTTAATATTACTAATTTCTAATCTCTTCTGatttcaattatattaataataattaaaaaaataattattaaaagttaactttctattcaaaaaaaattcataaaatatgtTCATATGTGCCGAATTAATAACgaacaaataaaaaaagattttaaGAGTATTTGCTTCACATAGTACAAACAACATACAAcctaattaaaatatgtatataatatcatattatctcgataataattaaaataatcttcAATTTTTGTTTAATGCTTTTATGGTTTAAATACGATTCAATATTATCTCTTCAAATaattgctttatatatatatataatattctaaCTTATTAATGCTTAccatctcttttttctttttgatgcTATATGATCAAATATGTCTAACTACATAATGTTATTTATAAAGctaaacttaatttttaattggtatataactCTAATGTTAGTTAAGTGATAATAAAGATGCTTAGAATTCTATTCAAGTAATTACTCTATTTGACATCAATAAAATTCCATCCAATTTTGTACCTCAATTGTTTTTTAACTATTAattgtattttatattataattataattatcataattttttctatatattttatacttaccGCAACTtttttaattgtataattatagcaacttttttattttaatttttaattaataattttaaattaaatattataattatttttaaatattaatttaaatatatatttgttttttaaatctCATTTTATGATCAGCTCACGCCTCTCTCAATATCATCGAAAAAGGTCCATTTGATTGTATAGCGGAAGTGGGAGTGGACCCATTTGGTGAGGTTGTCCAAGGCGTAAAAGGGAAGAGTGTTAGACCCCTCATTGTTGCCAAGGGGCACCTCGGGGCGTCAACCACTGAACCACCCATTGCCCAACTCTGTCCACCTTTTAAACTTCAGCACCATAGGCTATTAATTAATGGGTACATTGACCTAATGGAGGAGTTCGGTTTGGGCGGTAAAGTGCTTGGCTATGACATTGACCTAATGCACCATGTTAACAACCTACGGTTAACTCATTTTAACTTGCTCACTTCCTAATCAACATAAAGAATGAGAAATTTTATACAGCTATTACATGATTTCCCTTAAACATTGTTTTATTTGTTagtgaaagaaagaataaagTTTATTCAAGTTTAATTAATTCAAGGGTTTATTAAAGAAAACAATTTGTATGACATTGAGAAAAAagtatgttattttttaaatatatttatttggaTAAGATGTAAtattatgagataatttattGAAAGCTTTGAGTGTTATTAATGGTTTTGATGAATAGCATGCAAAACTATTAAATGATTATATAATTGATAgcagaagaaagaagaagaagagttgAAAGGTTAACTAACTGGCATGATGACCAAAGATTATAAGTTGATTGTTTGATATTTTGTCTACCACTTTCCTACATTTTCTTTTTTAACACTAATCTATAGTAATCATgcctaatataaaatttttatgtgcTTGTATGAACTGACATTAATCTAAGCAAAGTGAATGATAACTTAAAATATACGTAAAAGAGATTAAGCATATATCTAAAAGAACGATGATGAGGATTTTTGCTGTGTCTTATGGATATGTACaacaataatcaaatataaaattttatcaatcatttcatttcttatttgttacaaatcaaataatttattatattttcattgtCACACATCACTCAAGTTAGACACGTGACACCTTCAAAAGACACAAAGTGGATGCTTAAAGATGTTTCTTCACTTTTTGTTTGTTGGCTCATTCTCAACTGCTCAACCTCCTAAACTAGCCATTCGTCATGAGATCATCCGCTAATAAAGAAACGTCCCCTCTCATCAAGCTACTTACTTCAATAGTCAAGCCACCTTTTTTTTCAATGTGAACACTCCTCTAAGTGTAGACATTTTCTCCCAGGATTATTATAGTCCACTTATGCATAACAACTTCATAGTCCCTtgaaaggaataataaaataaccacCATGCCACATTATCACTGCCAGACAAGAAAACTCACTCTTTAAATACCCTCAAGAACGAAGGAAAAATAATATTCTTCCCTTTTAACAAACCTTGTGCTCTTACTCTTAGCGTAATGTTCTCTAGCCTTCATAGCAACCTTTTTTCCCCTTTTGTACTTCTTCGACTCTCTGCTTATTTAGGTGAACCGACCTACTTTGCGCCACCACATATTGTTTCTTATCTCCTCCCTTGTTGATATCCCTTGACAACAatcatattaaaaattagaagCAATTTGACAATGATGActgtaactttttttttcttctaaaattgTGCACTAAGTGGatgtaattatttgatatataacttgtataatttttaaattttatgagtaGATTGAAAATATagctaatattttattatatattttgtattttcaaATCATTTAATGTATAAGTTATGAAATGGTTCCCATCCTCAACATTTGTGGAATCTAAAAACCTGTGTATATATAGAgagaagtaaaataaataaaatttaaacgcTGCAATGTTGGCTAATAATAGCAAATGGAGTAGCCCCCAATAAAGAACAAAAATGGGCCTATTCGATGAAATCCACTAAATATCATAAATATGAACTTTTTAGACCCACACAGTCACTTTTTGACCCACATAAAGCGCATAAAGAAGCCTCTGTTTCAAAGGATTGACAAGGACCCATTAAATTCCAATGAATGATGTAGACCTCAATGGTTAGCTAAATCTGAGTATGTGGCAAACTCATCCGTATTTCAGATAACTTTGAAATTCTTCTcctttttcccccttttttctttttctataaatTGGTATCAATAAAAGGTAGCCACAATTCCCATCTCTCTTCAAACATCAAGTTGTTTCGATGGATTGAGTTTTTCTGATGTGTCAATCTTGTCATAACCCATGCCTTAGCCACCATCTTTAAtaagatattaacatatttatgGTTCGCTGACAATATATTAATTGCAAacttttatctatttatattgtttttttaaatatcgttttttaaagatttttttataataaatattaagaatCGTAAAAGCATGAGATGGAGCATGACaaagtaattaaaaagaaaagaaaaaaccctaaaattatgaAACAGTTGTGATCCAGATTGTTGCTATATGTATGTACAGTCGTTGCCGGCATAAAATAACTACGATGGAACGGCGGACATGCACatgcacatgcacatgcattgTACATTCATTTATTCACGTCGTTAAGAGATGtgacaaattaaatattatataacaaTCAACCAATTAATTATTGAAGACTTGAATTTTCAACGACAGCTTATGCAAATAGTAGTCTGATTTGATAACAAAACCAATTTTATTCCTATTCTCACTGCAATTTGCTTTGCTTTTGGATTCATTCATATCTTGTCAAACAGATAAGATATAAGTATGATATATGTATCCTTATACCCATTGCAATtggttatatataaatataatgacTGATATTTAGCGTCCATGTTAAAACTTAAAGAAATTTCTATGAAAAAGAATAAATAACAATGATTTTAGGATACActtcaaaaatgaaattaaatcatttctagaattttttttgttttttttgtttattatttttttaattagtttgtTGACACAAAGCACAACAATGGAGAAAGGCAAAAAGGAGTAAGGAGAAGATCAATGTGGTGTAATGGAAATTGGTTCACTTGTAGAGAACGAGAGTTAAAAGTAGGACAATATAACCGGTTGGTTGAGAAGACAAGTGTTCAAAGTAACTTTAGGATGTTAAAATCTCATCCCCTGTTCATAAATTTTCAAGGTATTTTTATAGAAAATGTCTCATTGTCCTATGGCATGATATTATGAGATTACAACAATATGAAGTAGTCAAGCCTAAATAAGCTTTTTATTG
The sequence above is drawn from the Gossypium hirsutum isolate 1008001.06 chromosome A05, Gossypium_hirsutum_v2.1, whole genome shotgun sequence genome and encodes:
- the LOC107943288 gene encoding DEAD-box ATP-dependent RNA helicase 20, whose translation is MSRYDSRSGDPTSYRDRRSDSGFGGASAYGGSVRSSSSRRDYDGAEPPRKLDLDGLTPFEKNFYIESPSVAAMSDAEVEDYRRRREITVEGRDVPKPVNSFRDIGFPDYVLQEITKAGFVEPTAIQAQGWPMALKGRDLIGIAETGSGKTLAYLLPAIVHVNAQPILAPGDGPIVLVLAPTRELAVQIQQEAAKFGASSRIKNTCIYGGVPKGPQVRDLQKGVEIVIATPGRLIDMLESNHTNLRRVTYLVLDEADRMLDMGFEPQIRKIVSQIRPDRQTLYWSATWPKEVEQLARQFLYNPYKVVIGSADLKANHAIRQHVNIVSESQKYNKLVKLLEDIMDGSRILIFMDTKKGCDQITRQLRMDGWPALSIHGDKSQAERDWVLSEFKAGKSPIMTATDVAARGLDVKDVKYVINYDFPGSLEDYVHRIGRTGRAGAKGTAYTFFTAANARFAKELIAILEEAGQKVSPELAAMGRGAPPPPSGHGGFRDRGKGFSGGRTWS